A region from the Colwellia sp. PAMC 21821 genome encodes:
- a CDS encoding amino acid dehydrogenase: protein MAVFDLVDFDNHEQVVYCSDEASGLKAIIAVHSTALGPAAGGCRFWDYASDEAALKDVLRLSKGMTYKNAMAGLKLGGGKGVIIGDAKTLKSEALFKAFGHAVNNLNGRYYTAEDINITTGDMAIVNQSTAYVSGLEGKSGNPGPFTALGTFLGIKAAVKFKLDRDDLTGIKVAVQGLGSVGYSLCEKLHAAGAQLFVTDINPVALDRAATELNATVVGLDEIYSQDVDVYSPCALGASINDESIAQLKASIIAGCANNQLSESRHDKALLEKGILYAPDYVINAGGIINVALEIYPEPYCAKSATKLVENIYNTLMTVFTTAASNNMPTGFIADEMARNIIANGAK from the coding sequence GTGGCCGTTTTTGATTTGGTAGATTTTGATAACCATGAACAAGTCGTTTATTGTAGTGACGAAGCATCAGGGCTGAAAGCCATCATCGCTGTTCATAGCACAGCATTAGGGCCAGCAGCAGGTGGGTGTCGTTTTTGGGATTATGCAAGCGATGAAGCAGCGCTGAAAGATGTATTACGTTTATCTAAGGGCATGACATATAAAAATGCCATGGCCGGTTTAAAACTTGGCGGTGGTAAAGGCGTTATTATTGGCGATGCAAAAACGCTAAAATCTGAAGCGTTATTTAAAGCTTTCGGCCATGCGGTTAATAATTTAAATGGCCGCTACTATACCGCTGAAGACATTAATATCACCACAGGTGACATGGCAATAGTTAATCAGAGCACCGCCTATGTTTCTGGTCTTGAAGGCAAAAGCGGTAATCCAGGACCGTTCACCGCATTAGGCACATTCTTAGGCATTAAAGCGGCGGTTAAATTTAAGCTAGACAGAGACGACTTAACCGGCATTAAAGTCGCCGTACAAGGCCTTGGGAGTGTTGGTTATTCACTTTGCGAAAAACTACATGCCGCTGGTGCACAATTATTCGTGACAGATATAAACCCAGTTGCCTTAGATAGAGCCGCAACAGAGTTGAACGCAACAGTGGTCGGTTTAGACGAAATTTATAGTCAAGATGTTGATGTATATTCACCCTGTGCGCTTGGTGCGTCAATTAATGATGAGAGTATTGCACAGTTAAAGGCGAGCATCATTGCCGGTTGTGCTAATAACCAGTTATCTGAATCACGTCATGATAAAGCCTTGTTAGAAAAAGGTATTTTGTATGCACCTGATTATGTTATCAACGCTGGTGGCATTATCAATGTGGCATTAGAAATATACCCTGAACCTTATTGCGCTAAAAGTGCGACAAAGTTAGTAGAAAATATTTACAACACTTTGATGACAGTTTTTACAACAGCAGCGTCGAATAACATGCCAACGGGCTTTATTGCCGATGAAATGGCACGTAACATTATTGCTAATGGCGCTAAATAG